A single window of Sphingobacterium sp. ML3W DNA harbors:
- a CDS encoding RagB/SusD family nutrient uptake outer membrane protein — MKLKYIKILFFLLVTVLLFGSCEKFLDTTPEDLRSPEQIFSTYSSTQNAMYGIYAYVRKSNPSSMPEMVSTSDLDVAYTNVTTFDLGTWTASSAPYDKWNTFYQAIREANYFLQNLDKCPDSELNKDTREQWRAEVRTLRAYFYAQLMRMYGPVILLGDELPDFTAVDMKQPRNSWDECVDWVTSEFLAMANNSFLPIVQEGNDYARMSQAIALAYRARILLQSASDQFNGNPMYTSIKNSDGKALFPVTKDPNKWKLAKDAAEDVIKLGYYSLVKVNGSNGAIDPYSSYKSVFTVAKNKEMIFSYLSDDGYIDKRLAPNSIGGWGGGYNPTQEMVDLYAMNTGRYPIRGYQDVDRNTPDIDPQAGYSETGFTSFTHPIEKVPRNTFNMFVNREPRFYVSVLYGGISWFIPNKSSEKVYVEMFKNGNNGPDASHNYFSTGYNMVKLAMPEYEASPTKNVQREIPYMRYAEILLNYAESSIEMGDLSNANLFTYWNIVRERAGLPNIEQAYPEAVGNKQKLIELLRRERRIEFAFEGMSFYDTRRWLIAEQSERGAIHGMNIRATGTRGSNNYPAEFFKRTVIEKRVFTPSYYLYPIPQSDLNKNFSLVQNYKW; from the coding sequence ATGAAATTGAAATATATTAAAATATTATTTTTTCTCCTGGTAACGGTTCTACTATTTGGATCGTGTGAAAAATTTCTCGATACCACGCCTGAAGATCTACGCTCTCCTGAACAGATATTTTCGACGTACTCATCCACACAAAATGCCATGTATGGTATTTATGCTTATGTCAGGAAATCTAATCCTTCTTCTATGCCTGAAATGGTTTCGACAAGTGATTTGGATGTAGCTTATACAAATGTTACAACATTTGACCTGGGAACTTGGACCGCATCCAGCGCGCCCTACGACAAATGGAATACTTTCTATCAGGCAATCAGAGAAGCGAACTACTTTCTTCAAAATCTGGATAAATGTCCCGATAGCGAGCTTAATAAAGATACGCGAGAACAGTGGCGTGCAGAAGTGAGAACATTACGGGCATATTTTTATGCACAGTTGATGCGTATGTATGGCCCCGTTATACTTTTAGGAGATGAGTTACCAGATTTTACTGCTGTTGATATGAAGCAGCCACGGAATAGTTGGGATGAATGTGTTGATTGGGTAACATCTGAATTTTTGGCTATGGCAAATAACAGTTTTTTACCTATAGTACAAGAGGGAAATGACTATGCTCGCATGAGTCAAGCGATTGCTTTGGCTTATCGTGCACGTATTCTTTTGCAGTCTGCAAGCGATCAATTCAATGGAAATCCGATGTATACCAGTATCAAGAATTCTGATGGGAAAGCATTATTTCCTGTAACAAAAGATCCAAACAAATGGAAACTGGCCAAAGATGCAGCGGAAGACGTTATAAAACTAGGATATTATAGTTTGGTCAAAGTAAATGGATCTAACGGTGCGATTGATCCGTATTCTTCCTATAAATCAGTTTTTACAGTAGCTAAAAATAAAGAGATGATCTTTTCATACTTGTCGGATGACGGATATATAGATAAGCGTTTAGCTCCAAATAGTATCGGTGGTTGGGGAGGAGGATATAATCCGACACAGGAAATGGTCGACCTTTATGCAATGAACACTGGAAGATATCCAATTAGGGGCTATCAAGATGTCGACCGCAATACGCCGGATATTGATCCACAGGCAGGTTATAGCGAAACGGGATTCACAAGTTTTACCCACCCTATCGAAAAGGTGCCACGTAATACCTTTAACATGTTTGTTAACCGCGAGCCTAGGTTTTATGTGTCAGTTCTATATGGAGGTATATCTTGGTTTATACCTAATAAATCGTCTGAAAAAGTCTATGTGGAAATGTTCAAAAATGGAAATAATGGTCCTGATGCGTCTCATAATTACTTTTCAACAGGATATAATATGGTCAAACTTGCCATGCCCGAATATGAAGCAAGTCCAACCAAAAATGTGCAGCGGGAGATCCCTTATATGCGCTATGCTGAAATTCTTCTGAATTACGCCGAATCAAGTATTGAAATGGGAGATCTGTCAAATGCGAACTTATTTACGTATTGGAATATCGTCAGGGAACGTGCCGGGCTACCTAATATTGAACAGGCATATCCTGAAGCGGTAGGAAATAAACAAAAGCTGATCGAACTGCTTCGAAGAGAGCGACGGATAGAATTTGCTTTTGAGGGAATGAGTTTTTACGATACCCGAAGATGGCTTATTGCTGAACAGAGCGAAAGAGGTGCTATTCATGGTATGAACATTAGGGCAACCGGTACACGAGGATCCAATAATTATCCAGCGGAATTTTTCAAAAGAACGGTAATTGAAAAACGCGTTTTTACCCCGAGTTATTATTTATATCCTATACCGCAAAGCGATCTGAATAAAAACTTTTCATTAGTACAGAATTACAAATGGTAA
- a CDS encoding SusC/RagA family TonB-linked outer membrane protein, whose protein sequence is MKKKNRGRKLFHKRVPKGALFALAFLASMSCVSVYGFIARNDLRKSENEPNFAPIASYKLMQQTRKLTGKVLGPDKKPVAGVSVWIKGTTLGTTTQSDGVFMLDIPKDVPTILSVRYVGFKDQELVVEGTTNNLVIELKEDESALEEVQVVGFGTQRKESVIGAISTIKPSNLRIPNASISTNLAGQLGGIVSIQRSGQPGSSAEFWIRGISTFGANKTPLILVDGVERSLDLLDPEEIESFSLLKDATATALYGVRGANGVVLIKTKRGSEGKPKISIRAEAGIVAPTKLPKMANSVEYALLYNEMKGYDFYSPDVIQKYKDGSDPDLYPDVDWIDAVFKPSTSNQRVTANVTGGGEIARYFVSSAYYHEDGIFKSGGESYNGNPTFKRYNFRSNVDINLHKNTVLGLTLGGYLTQKREAANQSVIWEKSFFMVPNVFPIRYSNGYWGGGVERNPYYRVTREGYSNNWQSTLNALLSLDQDLSSVTEGLKANIKFAFDTDAWHTNKYTQQDDIWLATGRDEQGNLIFNTPDIRKGGPWFENGSGGSNATYLESSINYNRLLGKHRVGGLLLFNQRVKANTASSAINSLPYKNQGLAARVTYDYDTRYFIEGNFGYNGSENFAPGHRLGFFPSVAVGWYVSNEKFFEPIKDVISKLKIRSSIGQVGNDQIGGGIRFIYLGTVANTDNYVYGNYNKTSGERTNEIPNPSVGWEVSTKKNLGVELGILNKIDIQADWYHDVRDHIFVRNNNIPAYVGLQTVPMVNIGKMKSWGFDSSLEYNNKVGEVYLTGRGTFTYASNQILRNGDAINKYPYMNTVGRKIYQNNGYESLGLFSSQEEIDRNPIQFSEALHSGLRPGDIKYQDINGDGVINDFDKIPIGMSDIPEITYGFGGSIGWKGIDFSIFFQGTARVTIQEQGESLHPFSNPYAYLDNFNQDVVNNHWTLQNPDPNARYPRLSEVDYASNNNTKTSSFWTRDASFIRLRNLEVGYTLPKVWSNRLHLQNLRIYASGVNLLTWAPGIKLFDPELGSTDGRKYPPSRIFNIGININL, encoded by the coding sequence ATGAAGAAAAAAAATCGTGGGAGGAAACTCTTTCACAAAAGGGTTCCAAAAGGAGCGCTGTTTGCCTTGGCTTTTTTAGCCTCAATGAGCTGCGTAAGTGTCTATGGATTTATCGCCCGTAATGACTTACGTAAGTCAGAGAATGAACCGAATTTCGCACCTATTGCAAGTTATAAACTCATGCAGCAGACTCGGAAACTAACAGGAAAAGTACTCGGGCCTGATAAAAAACCGGTAGCGGGCGTAAGCGTATGGATAAAAGGGACAACATTGGGAACAACAACACAATCCGATGGTGTATTTATGCTCGATATTCCTAAAGATGTTCCGACCATTCTGTCAGTTCGCTATGTCGGTTTTAAAGATCAAGAATTGGTCGTCGAGGGAACGACCAACAACCTTGTCATCGAACTAAAAGAAGATGAAAGTGCTCTTGAGGAGGTTCAGGTAGTTGGATTTGGCACCCAACGTAAAGAAAGTGTTATTGGTGCGATAAGTACGATCAAACCTAGCAATTTACGGATTCCTAACGCCTCTATTTCCACAAATCTGGCTGGTCAGCTTGGTGGTATAGTTTCTATCCAGCGAAGTGGACAGCCTGGAAGTTCTGCAGAGTTTTGGATCCGTGGTATATCTACATTTGGAGCAAATAAAACGCCATTGATCTTAGTGGACGGTGTCGAGCGGTCGTTGGATCTGTTAGATCCTGAAGAAATAGAGAGTTTTTCACTTTTGAAAGATGCAACTGCTACAGCTTTGTATGGTGTTAGAGGAGCTAATGGAGTTGTTCTCATAAAAACCAAACGTGGCTCTGAAGGAAAACCAAAAATTTCTATACGTGCTGAAGCTGGAATAGTAGCCCCCACTAAACTGCCAAAGATGGCAAATTCCGTTGAATATGCTTTATTATACAATGAAATGAAAGGCTATGATTTTTATAGTCCCGACGTCATTCAAAAATATAAAGATGGTTCTGATCCTGATTTATATCCTGATGTGGATTGGATTGATGCGGTATTTAAGCCTTCTACCTCTAACCAACGTGTAACTGCAAATGTTACGGGTGGTGGAGAAATAGCAAGATATTTTGTGTCATCAGCATATTATCACGAAGATGGAATTTTTAAGTCTGGAGGAGAGTCTTACAACGGTAATCCTACATTCAAACGTTATAATTTTAGATCAAATGTCGATATAAATCTTCACAAAAATACAGTATTGGGGCTCACTCTTGGGGGTTATCTAACACAGAAAAGGGAGGCTGCAAATCAATCGGTTATCTGGGAAAAGTCCTTTTTTATGGTTCCTAATGTGTTTCCTATTCGTTATTCGAATGGCTACTGGGGTGGCGGAGTAGAACGGAATCCTTATTACAGGGTGACCAGGGAAGGTTATTCTAATAATTGGCAAAGTACATTAAATGCTTTATTGTCTTTAGACCAGGATTTGTCTTCAGTAACTGAAGGATTAAAGGCGAATATAAAATTTGCCTTTGATACCGATGCTTGGCATACCAATAAATATACACAGCAAGATGATATTTGGCTTGCAACTGGACGTGATGAGCAAGGTAATCTCATATTTAATACCCCTGATATAAGAAAAGGGGGGCCTTGGTTTGAAAATGGCTCTGGAGGAAGTAATGCTACTTATCTGGAATCTTCTATAAATTATAATCGATTATTAGGAAAACATCGTGTCGGTGGCTTATTACTTTTTAACCAGCGTGTAAAAGCAAATACGGCGAGCTCAGCTATTAATTCTTTACCTTATAAAAATCAGGGGTTGGCAGCTCGAGTAACTTATGATTATGATACAAGATATTTTATTGAAGGAAACTTTGGATATAATGGCTCTGAAAACTTCGCTCCAGGCCATCGCTTAGGTTTTTTTCCGTCTGTAGCTGTAGGATGGTATGTATCCAATGAAAAGTTTTTCGAACCAATAAAGGATGTGATATCTAAACTCAAAATACGATCATCTATTGGGCAGGTAGGGAATGACCAAATAGGCGGTGGAATTAGATTCATTTATTTGGGAACTGTCGCTAATACGGATAATTATGTTTACGGTAATTATAATAAAACTAGCGGTGAGCGTACCAATGAAATTCCAAATCCAAGTGTAGGTTGGGAAGTATCAACGAAAAAGAATTTAGGTGTAGAATTGGGAATCCTAAATAAAATTGATATTCAGGCTGATTGGTACCATGATGTAAGGGATCATATTTTTGTCCGCAACAATAATATCCCTGCCTATGTAGGATTACAAACTGTTCCAATGGTCAACATCGGTAAAATGAAAAGCTGGGGATTTGACTCTTCGTTGGAATATAACAATAAAGTTGGCGAAGTATATCTAACTGGTCGTGGTACTTTTACCTATGCATCCAATCAGATACTCAGAAATGGGGACGCAATTAACAAATATCCTTATATGAATACTGTGGGTAGGAAGATTTACCAGAATAATGGTTATGAATCTTTAGGCTTGTTTAGCTCGCAAGAAGAAATCGATCGTAATCCTATTCAGTTTAGTGAAGCACTTCATAGCGGTTTGCGCCCAGGAGATATAAAATATCAAGATATCAATGGCGATGGTGTTATCAATGATTTTGATAAAATTCCTATCGGCATGTCTGATATCCCTGAAATAACTTATGGTTTTGGGGGATCTATAGGCTGGAAAGGAATTGACTTCTCGATCTTTTTTCAAGGAACAGCGCGAGTGACCATACAGGAACAAGGAGAGAGTCTTCATCCATTTAGTAATCCGTATGCGTATTTAGATAATTTTAACCAAGATGTCGTTAATAATCATTGGACGCTGCAAAACCCAGATCCTAATGCTCGCTATCCAAGATTAAGTGAAGTTGATTATGCGAGTAATAATAATACCAAGACGTCATCTTTTTGGACGCGTGATGCATCGTTTATTCGTTTAAGAAATCTTGAAGTTGGTTATACACTGCCGAAAGTCTGGAGCAATAGACTGCACCTGCAAAATTTAAGAATATATGCATCAGGTGTCAATCTACTGACCTGGGCACCGGGAATTAAATTGTTTGATCCCGAATTGGGATCCACAGATGGACGTAAATATCCGCCTTCACGTATTTTTAATATTGGTATTAATATAAATTTATAA
- a CDS encoding glycosyl hydrolase 115 family protein, with protein MKKTVILIFSVIVALSTSGKDKFHLIDKGQGTNIHYVGHSQVVNTAIEMLTNDSKLISSPFKFSSTLSEDGVVVGVIGENIAFDKLLIKYKIDVKGIKNQWEACHIEVSGKQENILFVVGSDPRGAAYGVLELSRKIGISPWMWWADVVPSRKETVTLPFGFKETQKPSVQYRGIFLNDEDWGIVPWSSQTFEPSTVPYHMGPKTYGKVFELLLRLRANTLWPAMHERTTPFYTVKGNRETAEKYGIVMGTSHCEPLMRNNAGEWYKENLGRYNFKSNRENIINYWAERLKEVAGTETFMTVGMRGVHDGRMEGVKTSAEYRDALHEVFDVQRDLLKKYINPNVEEIPQTMVLYKEVLDVYKEGLEVPDYVTLMWTDDNDGHISNLSNKEEQKRKGGSGVYYHVSYWGSPHDYLWLSSTQPALVYSEMKRAWDYNARKLWILNVGDIKPAEYLTELFLDMGWNIESINEKSLKEHSYNWAAREFGGQKTAEIAEVMKEYYRLASIRRPEFMGFNKVEIEGYPRGGLMPVVSPDFTIDEAKKRVADYDAIEKSAIEISKYIPKNLRDAYYQLVEYPVRAASQMNKKFLLTGQPALDAYNEITKLTDHYNMEIANGKWNGIMDMKPRNLPVFESANYTHKDMEVGRPNPKNSLTIYANEFNKSIGIVRTITGLGHSNQASEINRESAVEYEFTIEEEGDYEIQLGFIPMQPANGGDLCLELWLDDKYLGKHSIKAKPFTDRWRANVLRQQAIIDFKQNMKVNSTHFLKIKALDNDIIVDEIKIMRW; from the coding sequence GTGAAGAAAACAGTAATATTAATTTTTTCGGTTATTGTTGCGCTAAGTACCAGTGGAAAAGATAAATTTCACCTGATTGATAAGGGGCAGGGTACTAATATTCATTATGTGGGTCATTCACAAGTGGTAAATACAGCAATTGAAATGCTTACTAATGATTCTAAGCTCATATCATCTCCATTTAAATTTTCTTCCACTTTGAGCGAAGATGGGGTAGTCGTTGGTGTAATCGGTGAAAATATTGCATTTGATAAGCTGTTAATAAAGTATAAAATAGATGTCAAAGGGATTAAAAATCAATGGGAAGCTTGCCACATCGAGGTTTCAGGAAAGCAAGAAAATATACTTTTTGTTGTAGGTAGTGATCCCAGAGGAGCAGCTTATGGAGTATTAGAACTCTCTAGAAAGATCGGGATTTCTCCTTGGATGTGGTGGGCAGATGTTGTTCCTTCTAGAAAAGAGACAGTCACCTTACCATTTGGCTTTAAAGAAACTCAAAAACCATCGGTACAATATAGAGGAATTTTTTTAAATGATGAAGATTGGGGTATAGTTCCATGGAGTTCTCAGACTTTTGAACCGAGTACTGTTCCTTATCATATGGGGCCAAAGACCTATGGTAAAGTATTTGAACTGTTGTTGCGGTTGCGTGCTAATACTTTATGGCCTGCGATGCATGAAAGAACAACTCCGTTTTATACAGTAAAAGGAAATAGAGAAACAGCGGAGAAATATGGTATAGTTATGGGCACCTCCCATTGTGAACCGTTGATGAGAAATAATGCAGGGGAATGGTATAAAGAAAATTTAGGAAGATATAACTTTAAATCCAACCGTGAAAACATCATTAATTACTGGGCAGAAAGATTAAAAGAGGTGGCTGGCACAGAAACTTTTATGACTGTTGGGATGCGAGGGGTACACGACGGTCGTATGGAGGGTGTCAAAACATCCGCTGAATATCGTGACGCTCTCCACGAAGTATTTGATGTCCAAAGGGATTTACTTAAAAAATATATTAATCCAAATGTGGAGGAAATACCACAGACTATGGTTTTATATAAGGAGGTTTTGGATGTGTATAAGGAAGGACTGGAGGTCCCGGATTACGTTACATTGATGTGGACAGACGACAATGATGGCCATATCTCAAATCTTAGCAATAAAGAGGAGCAAAAACGCAAAGGAGGGTCAGGAGTATACTATCATGTTTCTTATTGGGGATCTCCACATGACTATCTTTGGCTAAGTTCTACACAGCCCGCACTTGTTTATTCTGAAATGAAGCGTGCTTGGGATTATAATGCGCGCAAACTATGGATTTTAAATGTAGGTGATATAAAGCCAGCGGAATATCTGACGGAGCTATTTTTGGATATGGGGTGGAATATCGAATCGATAAACGAAAAGAGCTTGAAAGAACACAGTTATAACTGGGCTGCTCGTGAATTTGGAGGCCAAAAGACCGCTGAAATAGCCGAAGTCATGAAAGAATATTATAGATTAGCTTCTATTCGCCGTCCCGAATTTATGGGTTTCAATAAAGTAGAAATAGAGGGATATCCACGTGGCGGATTGATGCCGGTCGTATCTCCTGATTTCACGATTGATGAAGCAAAAAAAAGGGTTGCAGATTATGACGCTATTGAAAAATCTGCCATTGAGATTTCTAAATATATTCCGAAGAATTTGAGGGATGCTTATTATCAATTGGTAGAATATCCTGTTAGAGCTGCATCGCAGATGAACAAAAAATTTTTATTGACAGGTCAGCCTGCCTTGGATGCTTATAATGAGATCACTAAATTAACTGATCATTATAACATGGAAATCGCAAATGGCAAATGGAATGGAATCATGGATATGAAACCTCGTAATTTACCCGTTTTTGAGTCAGCAAATTATACGCACAAAGATATGGAGGTTGGTCGTCCAAATCCAAAAAATAGTTTGACAATTTATGCGAATGAGTTTAATAAATCTATTGGGATTGTCCGTACAATTACGGGATTAGGGCATAGTAATCAAGCTTCCGAAATTAACCGAGAAAGTGCTGTAGAATACGAATTTACGATTGAGGAGGAAGGTGACTACGAAATTCAATTAGGTTTTATTCCAATGCAACCGGCCAACGGTGGAGATTTATGTCTTGAGCTTTGGCTGGATGACAAATATTTAGGAAAGCACTCGATAAAGGCAAAACCATTTACAGACCGATGGCGAGCTAACGTTTTGAGACAACAAGCAATTATTGATTTCAAGCAGAATATGAAGGTTAATAGCACACATTTTCTAAAAATCAAGGCGTTAGATAACGATATTATTGTTGATGAAATAAAGATAATGCGGTGGTAA
- a CDS encoding LacI family transcriptional regulator yields MKKITVKEIGLALNKSRSTISKALADSPEISHKTKKMVRNYALTHAFEINSMVKLFKCIENRLIGVILPTIDTPFFSNLLCNFESSLASLGYHLIFMQSKDDLYLELECIERCAINNFAGMVILSTGNNLSRDRLKDLEKNRFPIVVIDEIFRFLDKK; encoded by the coding sequence ATGAAGAAGATTACTGTCAAAGAAATTGGATTAGCTCTTAATAAATCTAGATCAACAATATCTAAAGCTCTAGCGGATAGTCCAGAAATAAGTCATAAAACAAAGAAAATGGTTCGGAATTACGCTCTTACCCATGCATTTGAGATCAATTCAATGGTGAAACTATTTAAATGCATTGAAAATAGATTAATAGGAGTTATTCTTCCGACTATTGATACACCTTTTTTTTCTAATCTATTATGCAATTTCGAGAGTTCGCTGGCTTCCTTAGGTTACCACCTTATTTTTATGCAAAGTAAGGATGATCTATATCTTGAGCTAGAATGTATAGAGCGTTGTGCTATTAATAATTTTGCTGGCATGGTAATTTTGAGTACTGGAAATAATTTGTCGCGAGATCGGCTTAAAGATTTAGAGAAAAACAGATTTCCCATTGTGGTAATCGATGAGATATTTAGATTTTTAGATAAAAAATAA
- a CDS encoding DUF1735 domain-containing protein, producing MKKYLILFLTATLSLTACRDTRFDDMISDSIYLPKSDLQSGTITVMNEDDYTHKIWIHKAGYFQNKFDGNLSLDATYLDTYNASHNTDYEILNEKYFTLQKDFEIAAGVNEASVPLILKIEDIIKDLGYGTYYVPLRINSKTEGGTVNVEKSNLILAITLKQPVLTIYSEKKGAFSLDFSTNPPEKYDLDLTAGLDVKSSMDLNVSYTTDVSLLSQEDKALDTKFYSFKTDLTIPSGEQYVENFLTLDVAKMPRGKWVIPIRLMHISKLPFQKVPLMILNGQETIFSRTKLLFLHRYFMIK from the coding sequence ATGAAAAAGTATTTAATATTATTTTTAACAGCCACATTATCCTTGACAGCCTGCAGGGATACCAGATTTGATGATATGATCTCTGATTCGATTTATTTACCGAAAAGTGATCTTCAATCTGGGACAATTACGGTGATGAATGAGGATGACTATACACACAAGATATGGATTCATAAAGCAGGTTACTTTCAGAATAAATTTGATGGTAACTTATCATTGGATGCCACATATTTAGACACCTATAATGCGTCTCATAATACCGATTATGAAATACTTAATGAAAAGTATTTTACACTACAAAAGGATTTTGAGATAGCGGCAGGGGTTAATGAGGCTTCAGTTCCTTTAATACTAAAAATTGAAGATATTATTAAGGATCTAGGTTATGGAACCTACTATGTTCCTTTACGTATAAACAGTAAAACAGAAGGTGGAACTGTCAATGTAGAAAAATCCAATTTGATTTTGGCTATTACTTTGAAACAGCCTGTTCTCACGATTTATAGTGAGAAAAAGGGTGCCTTTTCACTTGATTTTTCGACTAATCCACCGGAGAAATACGATTTGGATCTGACTGCTGGTCTCGATGTTAAATCATCAATGGATCTTAATGTTTCTTATACGACTGATGTTAGTCTGCTTTCTCAAGAAGATAAGGCGCTAGACACGAAGTTCTATAGCTTTAAAACTGATCTTACTATTCCTTCAGGAGAGCAATATGTGGAAAATTTTCTGACGCTTGATGTGGCTAAAATGCCTAGAGGGAAATGGGTGATTCCTATTAGATTAATGCATATATCAAAGTTACCATTTCAAAAGGTACCCTTGATGATATTAAATGGACAGGAGACTATTTTCAGCAGAACGAAATTATTATTCCTTCACAGGTACTTCATGATAAAGTGA
- a CDS encoding beta-N-acetylhexosaminidase, with amino-acid sequence MKRPLLFIIPFFLFGCASVPAYKHVNIIPRPLDIEYHKGFKKVDSSELFSKTKKSIVSYELSNEFSDLGDEGYILDVTSKDISIKAKTKIGLFYGDITLRQLYTSKGLPKVKIKDKPRFPYRGILLDVSRHFFSKEEIKELIDLMSYYKLNTLQWHLTDDGGWRIEIDAYPKLTQLGSHRTDKIWQNWWKNGGKFTEMSASNAHGGYYSKNDVKEIISYASSKAINIVPEIEFPGHSRAVFAAYPELCCSGIPYTNNAFCPGNESTYIFMDKVLNEVMDLFPSKIIHIGGDETNMTAWKSCPKCQSLMKIENMKEFHELHNYIVKRAETVLNNRGRRLAGWDEIIDKKLNKTSIITSWQGDEFGTRAMEQGYDVIFAPLHYLYLDYFQSSPNTQPLAHDGYTTLKKVYSYNPPVKDDDSHALGIQAQLWTEWISDMPQLEYMAFPRTLAVSEVGWSVKQNRDWTDFNRRLPYQLKYLKNRGINTYNPTGNIDFDIRTDSLNKNAVVSLENEEESLAIKYTTDGSMPNKKSKNYEKPFIITDSLNLTAASFKNDSTIGEVFKQNFYYHNAIGKNIKSSLNSNNLNLLIDGQLGGKTYLDEKWLNFSGDQEFLIDLKNTFTIHMISSRWMQLYAGARRSFPDKIEIYYSLDGKKFELADSIVNKNSDDINNSILKINSYSAKGSWNARFILLKVFSKRGGMSLDEICIF; translated from the coding sequence ATGAAAAGACCATTATTATTTATTATCCCATTTTTTTTATTTGGATGTGCGAGTGTTCCTGCTTATAAACATGTTAATATAATTCCTCGACCTTTGGACATCGAATATCACAAAGGCTTTAAAAAAGTTGATTCGAGCGAACTTTTTTCAAAAACAAAAAAATCAATAGTGTCATATGAGCTCAGCAATGAATTTTCTGATCTAGGGGACGAGGGATATATATTGGACGTAACTTCAAAAGACATATCAATAAAAGCTAAAACAAAAATTGGTTTATTTTATGGCGATATAACACTTCGCCAATTATACACTTCTAAAGGGCTTCCAAAAGTAAAAATAAAAGATAAGCCAAGATTTCCATACCGAGGTATACTGTTAGACGTTTCAAGGCATTTTTTTAGTAAGGAAGAAATAAAGGAATTGATTGACCTTATGTCCTATTACAAATTAAACACTTTACAATGGCATTTAACAGATGATGGAGGATGGCGAATTGAAATAGATGCTTACCCTAAACTTACACAACTAGGATCACATAGAACTGACAAAATCTGGCAAAACTGGTGGAAAAACGGAGGTAAATTCACTGAAATGAGTGCATCAAACGCGCACGGCGGTTATTATTCAAAAAATGATGTTAAGGAAATTATTTCATATGCTTCTAGCAAAGCCATAAATATAGTTCCAGAAATCGAGTTCCCTGGACATTCCCGAGCAGTGTTCGCAGCATATCCGGAATTATGTTGCAGTGGAATACCTTATACAAATAATGCTTTCTGCCCAGGAAATGAGAGTACCTATATTTTTATGGATAAAGTATTGAACGAAGTAATGGATCTTTTTCCTTCAAAAATTATCCATATAGGCGGTGATGAAACAAACATGACAGCTTGGAAGAGTTGCCCAAAGTGTCAGAGCCTTATGAAAATCGAAAACATGAAAGAATTTCATGAATTGCATAATTACATCGTCAAAAGAGCAGAAACCGTATTAAATAACAGAGGACGTAGACTAGCTGGATGGGACGAAATAATTGATAAAAAGTTAAATAAAACTTCGATTATTACATCATGGCAAGGAGACGAATTTGGGACTAGAGCGATGGAACAAGGATATGATGTAATATTTGCACCGTTGCATTATCTATATCTTGACTACTTCCAATCGTCACCTAATACACAACCTCTTGCACATGATGGATACACAACATTAAAAAAGGTATATAGTTATAATCCGCCTGTTAAAGACGATGATTCTCATGCATTAGGTATACAGGCTCAATTATGGACCGAATGGATATCAGATATGCCCCAGTTAGAATATATGGCATTTCCACGAACACTAGCTGTTTCTGAAGTTGGATGGAGTGTAAAACAAAACCGTGATTGGACAGATTTTAATAGAAGATTGCCATATCAATTAAAATATCTAAAAAATAGAGGTATAAATACATACAATCCTACCGGAAATATTGATTTCGATATCAGAACCGATTCATTAAATAAAAACGCAGTAGTTTCTTTAGAAAATGAAGAAGAAAGTTTAGCTATAAAATATACAACAGACGGTAGCATGCCGAACAAAAAAAGCAAAAATTATGAAAAGCCCTTTATCATAACTGATAGTTTAAATTTGACAGCAGCTTCGTTCAAAAATGATTCTACCATAGGGGAAGTGTTTAAACAAAATTTCTACTATCACAATGCTATAGGTAAAAATATCAAAAGTTCACTAAATAGTAATAATCTAAATTTGCTTATAGATGGACAGTTAGGAGGAAAAACATATTTAGATGAAAAATGGTTAAATTTTTCTGGCGATCAAGAATTTTTAATCGACTTAAAAAATACATTTACAATTCATATGATCAGTTCTCGATGGATGCAACTCTACGCTGGAGCTAGACGCAGCTTTCCAGACAAAATCGAAATTTATTACTCGTTAGATGGGAAAAAATTTGAACTAGCTGATAGCATTGTTAATAAAAATTCTGATGATATAAATAACAGTATTCTAAAAATCAATAGTTATTCTGCTAAAGGCTCATGGAATGCAAGATTTATATTGTTAAAAGTATTTTCTAAAAGAGGTGGAATGTCATTGGATGAAATTTGCATTTTTTGA